The nucleotide sequence TCGGTATATTTTTTAGTGGAAGCATTGCGAAGTGGAATGCTTGAAAGTTCGGGGATCTTTACTGTTAACAATGTTGCAATAGTAATGTTATCCACTCTGGTTGGAATTTTACTTTTTAAGGAAAAGCTGATAGTAAAAAACTGGATAGGAATTATAATAGCCGTCGTAAGTATATTATTAATCACAATAGATTTTAATGTCTGAAACTATTAAAGATACCTATAAAACGATAAGAGAGGATTCCCCGGTAGCTCTTTACAAAGAAAAAGGCAGCAAATTTTACGGCTATGCTTTTCATGTAACCAATGAAGAACAGATAAAAGAGCATTTAGAACAACTCAAGAAAGAACACTATAACGCCCGTCATTGGTGTTATGCCTGGCAGTTGGGAAAGGCTTATGAGCAATATCGGGTTAATGACGACGGTGAACCTTCAAACAGTGCCGGAATGCCAATCTTTGGACAACTACAATCCTATGATGTAACTAATATCCTCGTGGTAGTAGTGCGGTATTTT is from Constantimarinum furrinae and encodes:
- a CDS encoding IMPACT family protein, which codes for MSETIKDTYKTIREDSPVALYKEKGSKFYGYAFHVTNEEQIKEHLEQLKKEHYNARHWCYAWQLGKAYEQYRVNDDGEPSNSAGMPIFGQLQSYDVTNILVVVVRYFGGTKLGVGGLIQAYKTGAQLALENAKIVKRTIDETIQLKFEYPEMNTVMRIIKEEDLTIKSQKMELNCEIVLSVRKKDSARIFGIFESTYKISVKRV